The DNA region TCAGGGAATTATTGAGCTAATAGGATAATTACATAATAGATAAAAAACCGATTATTATTTTTGTAATTTTTCGCGCTATTTAGTGGATTTAGTGGTTGATAAACTTTTTTTTAGAACCACGAAAAACGCGAAAGGACGGGAATAATAATCAGTTATTTTTATAAGATGATTTGTCTTTACATTTTTTTTGTTTTGTGGACGGAGTGCCAATAATAATTACCTGTATTAAAAAAAATACTTGACTGGGAATATTTTTTATATTCGTTTGTCTCTGGTTAGACAAAGAGTTGGCTTATTGGGAATGTAATATTTTGAATCAATGTTGTTTTAAAGATTGAAATTACATGATGTGGAGTCTATACTATATGAAATAACATAATTGTAATTTACGTGATTCAGAGAATATGAGAGTCATCTAGGATATAATAAAGATAAATCCAAAGTACTAATTGAGATTTATGGATGTTGTTTCCCCGTTATATAGCTAGATATTTCAAAGATTTGAGGAGGGTTTTATTGATACTTTCACAAATCTTTGAAAGTAGCTTTATTAGCATTAATTAAGTACTAAAAAAATAGGTGAAACAAAAAAGAAAGAAAAGGAGTTGAACGATGGAAAACACTGATTTAAAAATCGGATTAGCAATGTTAGAGGATGTTGAAAATGACTTAGAAGCAACATATGGTAATGTTCTTGCCTGGGGACCTATTACAAGTATCGAAGGCTTTAATGGAAGAGGAGCAACACAAAGGCTGACAAAAGATTTGAAAGTTGCTAAAAAGAAAATTGGCGATTTCCAACAAGGTCAAGCAAAAGCAGCCTTTTTAATGGGAAGAATTTGTGCTGTTGGTGTGGGTAGAGATTTTAGCCATCGGATACACCTTAAATGTATGAAATATTATGAAGAAGCAATTGAATTAGGTTATGATGAAGCGATAGTGAAGTATTGTATGGCTAAACATAAAGATGCCTGGGATAAAAAGAAGGCATCTATTGAACTTTACGAGAGAGTTGTAGAATTAATGGGGATTGATAATCCCAATGGAATGGATTCAGCAAAGCAAATAGAAAAACTTAAATCAAAAAAAGGTTGTTTCATTGCGACAGCAGTATATGGTTCCTATTCTGCACCTGAAGTCATAGTGTTAAGAAGATTTAGAGATGACATTTTATTACCTTCGCAAATTGGAAGTATTTTTGTAAAATTCTATTATCTTACTTCACCGCCTATTGCGAGGTTTTTAGAGAAACATAAACTTCTGCAGAAATTTGTCCGAGATTTTATAATTCAGCCTATTGTGAATTTGTGTAAAAAATAATAATTAATCTATTTATGGAGGGAAAATGGATAAAATTCAAGAAGTGATCGATGAGATTATAGAAGAACCATATACGATGGCATTTTGCTATAATTGTGGAACAGAAAATCAAGATGCAGAAGAAAATGATATATGTAAAAACTGTGGGGAAAAAATATCACTATCAATTAATGAATTAAAAGGAAAAATCAAGCGATATTGCCGAGAATGCGGAGAGCAAATTAATGAATCAGAGGATTATTGTTTAGCTTGTGGTATGGATATAGAATTGTCTACTGAAGATTTGCTCTGCATGGTATTGTTAGAACTTATTGAAGAAGAAGACCGTAAAGATGCTCTTGAATTCGGTAAGAATTTACTTGAATATCTAGAAGGTCATTATCAAAGGTTTGTGGCTTCAGGTTTTATGAAATCAATATACGGTGAATTATTTGTAGAGAAGTTTGGAAATTCATCTCCTGATCTTACTTTTGCACAAATACCTGATAGTGAGTTAAATGATGATATTTTCGCAAGCATACTAGAATATTCTCAAATTACAATCGAAGAATTTAACCAACTTCCATCAAAAAGAAAGCAGATTCTTGAAAAATTTCCATTAAGAAGGAAAATGATTCAAGATATGAAGACAATTTGTTATGAAGGACCAATTGAGTTGGCTAAACGTGGTTTAACTAATAAATCAAACAATCCCCAAGCTACAAAAAAAACTTATAAATATTCATCACATGGTTCATTTCAGGGTTCAAAAGGTATACTTATACTTTGGGGAAGTTTAACATTAATTTCTTTAATTTGCTTAATTGCTGGTTTGGGGGGGCTCTTCTCTATGATATTGTTTGGTGCAATAACTTACTATTATTGGAAATCGAAAACAATATAATTATTTAGAGGAGTTTAAATAACATTTATCAAATCAGGTGATAGATGTAAAATTGTAAGAATTGCAGAATATTTCTGCAATTCTTCGCAAAATAACTTACACAGTGTATTTGAGCAAGGATTTAATCCTGACAGGTCAATTCCATCAAAATGTGTGGGCAAGGTAAGTTAAGTGTATTAAGTGAAAAATTATTAACAAGGAGAAATTATTTTGAGCAAACCAAAATCCAAAACAACAAATTATAGTGGCATCTCAGATGCACTTTCCGGAACCAAAACCTATAAGACGAAAATTTCCGATGGGAAAAAAAGTGTATCTGCATTAGGATCGCCAAAGACTTCACAAAAGCGAGCTTCAGATAAGTGGAATAAAAAGAAGTAGAACAAAATTACTTATGAAAACGAGTTAAAATAAGTTTAATCGAATAATAGACTAAATTAACTGATTTATTTTCTGCATGAAGAATTTGAATATTGATCATAATATTCTCATAGTATAATCCTGATTATCGGGAATTAAGATTTGGGATTAATCAGTTTGGCATGTAAAAATGAAACATGGAGGGTATCTTGAAAAGAAAGATTTATTGTTTATTGGTGCTTGTGTTATTAATCTTAGGTTGCACAGAAGATACTACAACCGAAGTAACAGTTCAAGATAATAATGCAGATCAAGTATATAATATATCACCACAATCCGGATTGATTGGAAACGTGGATCTGTATTTAATACCGGAAACTATACAAGGATCTGCAATAGTTATTATTAATGGACCAG from Candidatus Stygibacter australis includes:
- a CDS encoding CFI-box-CTERM domain-containing protein, whose amino-acid sequence is MENTDLKIGLAMLEDVENDLEATYGNVLAWGPITSIEGFNGRGATQRLTKDLKVAKKKIGDFQQGQAKAAFLMGRICAVGVGRDFSHRIHLKCMKYYEEAIELGYDEAIVKYCMAKHKDAWDKKKASIELYERVVELMGIDNPNGMDSAKQIEKLKSKKGCFIATAVYGSYSAPEVIVLRRFRDDILLPSQIGSIFVKFYYLTSPPIARFLEKHKLLQKFVRDFIIQPIVNLCKK
- a CDS encoding zinc ribbon domain-containing protein, which produces MDKIQEVIDEIIEEPYTMAFCYNCGTENQDAEENDICKNCGEKISLSINELKGKIKRYCRECGEQINESEDYCLACGMDIELSTEDLLCMVLLELIEEEDRKDALEFGKNLLEYLEGHYQRFVASGFMKSIYGELFVEKFGNSSPDLTFAQIPDSELNDDIFASILEYSQITIEEFNQLPSKRKQILEKFPLRRKMIQDMKTICYEGPIELAKRGLTNKSNNPQATKKTYKYSSHGSFQGSKGILILWGSLTLISLICLIAGLGGLFSMILFGAITYYYWKSKTI